The genomic window CCGCCACAATATCGATGATATGGTACGTCTTTCCCGCATACGCGGGGGTGATCCTCGTAGAGTGCTGCCACCGAATTAATGCGGCTCGTCTTTCCCGCATACGCGGGGGTGATCCTGGTCTATCATGTGGCGGTCAGTGATTACGTAAGTCTTTCCCGCATACGCGGGGGTGATCCCGATACATGAGATATATCGTAGGCGTTTGGGGAAAAGGAAATTAAAGAGGAGGAGATTATTCAATCAGAAAGGAAAGGGGGAACGCATCTTGACTATCTTGGAATTAAGAGAACAAAAGGGAATTGAAAAGGGGCTTCAACGGGGGCTTCAGAAGGGGCTTCAACAGGGGTTTTTTAATGCCAAAAGGAAAATAGCGATAAATCTTTTGAAGATGGGTTTGTCAGTTGAAAAAGTAGCACAGGGAGCTGAATTAACTATAAAAAAGGTAGAAGAATTAAAAAAAGAAGTTTCACTTTAACTTGCATTTAGCGAAGTTTCTTGTAGATTTAAAAAAACATTATTATGGGAAAAACTAAAGGGCAACACTTTTTAAGGTGTTGCCCTTTAAGAATTATTGAGCGTTATCTGTCTATATGGGATTGTCTTTGTTTTGTGTTTGGCTTCATTCTTTTTTTCATTTTTTGGCCGGATTCTTGTTTCTCATTTAGCCATGTTTGCAAAAGCTCACTTGGGCCGTAGAGATCTTGATATGTTTTTACTACATTTTCAAGTTCGTTTTGTAAATTAAAGTATTCAGTTGTAGTATTGGGATACCTGCTATACATAAATTCCTTTTCTCCTAGACTTTTATGGATTGATTCCGCTCTTGTAGCAAGATAATATTTGTAAAGATGCCCATTAAGATACTCTTGAAATTTCTCCCACATGTTTACGAGATATGCTTGTTCCTTTTTTACGGAGTTAAGGATTGCTTGTGGGGTTGTGTGTGTTAGTTGAGGGATATATCTGCCATCACTATCTTTTTGGTTTTCGCTTACAAAGAGAAGTGGTCTCCCTGTGTTTATGTTTTTAGTTAAGAAATTTTCCGCTTTGTTTAATTTTTGCAGTTCACGATTAAAGACGTACAAGGCTTCGTTGAGATATACTTTTTGGCGATTTTTTATGTAGGAATACGGTATCAGGTGATTAAACATGGGTGGAGTCACATCATATGCGTAAAGGCTGTCGGTATAGTCGGAATCAACACTGGCAAAATATATTTTTCCTTTTCTCCCGGAATGTACATATTCCACACCGGGATTTGTAGTGTTTGCAAAAATTTTAGAAGCAATAATCTCGCGTCTTTCAAAAAAATCTTTGTTTAATTTGTCAATATCGGCCATTTTGCCGGTTTCGGCAATTTCAATTATTGTTTTGGAGACCTCTGAGTTGTCTAATCTTAATCTAAGTTCATCCTCGGCTATTATTGGCTCTAACCTGTTTTTTTTACGGCGGCGTTCTCGAAAATAGTTTAGAATTTTTACTTTTATATAATATTCTATATGTTATAGCTGATATTTGAAGGATTGTAAATTGAAAATTTAGGGGAAAATGCTTTTTGGGTGGAATGAGTGAAAATAAACCTTTTTTTAAATTAGTTAAGCAGGAGAATTTAATCTAGATCAAGAAATAGTAATTGATGATGGGGGGAGATAGTATGGCTGGTGCCCCAATGGCTTGTCCCATGTGTGGGGAAATAGATAAATGGAAAAAGGTGGATACACAAAATAAAGGGTTTAGTGTTGGTAAAGCGGCTATTGGTGGGGTTTTGTTGGGCCCAGTTGGTTTAG from Clostridia bacterium includes these protein-coding regions:
- a CDS encoding transposase codes for the protein MLTILELREQKGIEKGLQRGLQKGLQQGFFNAKRKIAINLLKMGLSVEKVAQGAELTIKKVEELKKEVSL